A stretch of the Mycobacteroides immunogenum genome encodes the following:
- a CDS encoding WS/DGAT/MGAT family O-acyltransferase has protein sequence MQRLSGLDASFLYLETPTQPMHVCGILELDTTTIPGGYSFEKLRSKLAERVEGIPSFKEKLADSRLNLDHPVWVDDDDFDIDRHLHHVGLPAPGGKAEIADMCGHIASLPLDRARPLWEMWVIETGDTNRLVVMTKMHHASVDGVTGANLMSALCGLEPDAEAPEPAPGVGGANSIEIAVTGALKWASRPLKFAKLLPATIGVIPAWLERSKRGEAMSAPFSAPRTSFNSTITSRRNVGYAQLDLGDVRAVKDHFGVKVNDVVMAICAGALRKYLDDRGELPDNSLVAMVPVSVHEKSDRPGRNQVSGMFSRLETNVDDPVTRLRAIAAANNIAKDHTAVLGATLLQDWSQFAAPAVFGTAMRVYSRIRLADRHPVIHNLVVSNVPGPQVPLYFLGAQVISMYPLGPIFHGAALTVTVMSLDGKLNVGLISCPDLMPDLSTLTDDFGAALQELKALI, from the coding sequence ATGCAGCGACTTTCCGGACTGGACGCCAGTTTCCTGTACTTGGAAACACCCACTCAGCCCATGCATGTCTGCGGGATATTGGAATTAGACACCACAACCATTCCTGGTGGCTACTCGTTCGAAAAACTGCGATCCAAGCTGGCCGAGCGCGTCGAGGGCATCCCGTCCTTCAAGGAAAAGCTCGCCGACAGCCGACTGAACCTGGACCATCCGGTGTGGGTTGACGACGACGACTTCGACATCGACCGCCACCTGCACCATGTTGGTCTGCCCGCGCCCGGCGGCAAGGCCGAGATCGCGGACATGTGCGGGCACATCGCCTCGCTGCCGCTGGATCGTGCGCGGCCACTCTGGGAGATGTGGGTCATCGAAACAGGGGACACCAACCGGCTGGTGGTCATGACCAAGATGCATCACGCGTCGGTCGACGGTGTCACCGGCGCCAACCTGATGTCGGCACTGTGCGGCCTGGAACCCGATGCCGAGGCGCCCGAGCCCGCGCCGGGGGTCGGCGGCGCCAACAGCATCGAGATCGCGGTGACGGGAGCCCTCAAATGGGCGTCGCGGCCACTGAAATTCGCCAAGCTGCTGCCCGCGACGATTGGGGTGATTCCGGCCTGGCTGGAGCGCTCCAAGCGTGGCGAGGCCATGTCGGCACCCTTCTCGGCGCCGCGCACCTCGTTCAACTCCACGATCACCAGCCGTCGCAACGTCGGATACGCACAGCTTGATCTGGGTGATGTCCGTGCGGTCAAGGACCACTTCGGCGTCAAGGTCAACGATGTCGTCATGGCGATCTGTGCCGGTGCGCTGCGCAAGTATCTGGACGACCGCGGCGAGCTGCCGGACAACTCCTTGGTTGCCATGGTTCCGGTGTCGGTGCACGAGAAATCGGATCGCCCCGGCCGAAACCAGGTGTCCGGCATGTTCTCTCGGCTGGAGACCAATGTTGATGATCCAGTGACGCGGCTTCGAGCCATCGCTGCGGCAAACAACATCGCCAAGGATCACACGGCGGTGCTGGGCGCCACCCTGCTGCAGGACTGGAGCCAATTCGCGGCGCCGGCGGTTTTCGGCACCGCGATGCGGGTCTACTCGCGCATCCGGCTCGCCGACCGGCACCCGGTCATCCACAACCTGGTGGTTTCCAATGTGCCGGGACCGCAAGTGCCCCTGTACTTTTTGGGCGCGCAGGTGATCAGCATGTATCCGTTGGGCCCGATCTTTCACGGTGCCGCGCTCACCGTCACGGTGATGTCATTGGACGGCAAGCTCAATGTCGGCCTGATTTCGTGCCCCGATCTGATGCCGGACCTTTCCACCCTGACCGACGATTTCGGCGCGGCGCTGCAGGAGCTAAAGGCCCTTATCTGA
- a CDS encoding alpha/beta hydrolase: MMLRGPGRPGLLPLLALASVVAVVSGCVRSVEGEAMAARPSETSLNWGDCDGLTPENVTVPASTVCSELEVPVDYTKPDGAKARLAIIKYPAKGQRIGSLLMNPGGPGQSGIEAATAIVKQVPKEIRDRFDFIGFDPRGVGASTPAIECNSDKDVDRLRAQNDTDYSPEGVARMEQDSKDFVKRCVDKVGLEFLANVGTVNVAKDMDRLRAALGDEKLTYLGYSYGTRIGTTYAEEFPKNVRALILDGVIDPNADPTQADIDQIAGFQKAFDNYAADCAKSPSCPLGTDPAQATARYRAMIDPLVDHPAKTKDGRGLSHSDAIIGTIMVMYSPTLWEAFTKALRQLSEGSGDILQLLADAYMKRDEDGHYSHAQDAQTAINCVDEPPEKDRAKAVEKDRRIREVAPFQDYGEFTGNAPLGVCAFWPVPPTSKPHPIHVAGLPKLLVVSTTYDPATPYQAGVELAKQLGGGLLTYDGTKHTIVFDGNQCVDKAAEDYLIKVTTPPEGARC, encoded by the coding sequence ATGATGTTGCGTGGGCCTGGTCGCCCTGGGCTGTTGCCGCTACTGGCTCTTGCCTCGGTGGTAGCCGTCGTCTCTGGTTGTGTGCGGTCGGTCGAGGGTGAGGCGATGGCGGCACGGCCGTCGGAAACCTCCCTCAATTGGGGTGACTGCGACGGCCTCACACCCGAGAACGTCACGGTTCCGGCCAGCACGGTGTGCTCGGAACTGGAGGTTCCCGTCGACTACACCAAGCCCGACGGCGCCAAGGCGCGGCTGGCCATCATCAAGTACCCGGCCAAGGGACAGCGGATCGGGTCGCTGTTGATGAACCCCGGTGGCCCGGGCCAGTCCGGTATCGAGGCGGCGACCGCGATCGTCAAGCAGGTGCCCAAGGAGATCCGCGACCGCTTCGACTTCATCGGATTCGATCCGCGCGGTGTCGGGGCCTCCACTCCGGCGATCGAGTGCAACTCGGACAAGGACGTCGATCGGCTGCGGGCGCAGAACGACACCGACTACAGCCCTGAGGGCGTGGCCCGCATGGAGCAGGACTCCAAGGACTTCGTGAAGCGCTGCGTCGACAAGGTGGGGCTGGAGTTCCTGGCCAATGTCGGCACGGTGAACGTCGCCAAGGACATGGACCGGCTGCGCGCCGCGCTGGGTGACGAGAAGCTGACCTACCTGGGCTACTCGTACGGAACCCGGATCGGTACCACCTACGCCGAGGAGTTCCCCAAGAATGTGCGGGCCCTGATCCTCGACGGTGTGATCGATCCGAATGCCGATCCCACGCAGGCCGATATCGACCAGATCGCGGGATTCCAAAAGGCTTTCGACAACTACGCGGCCGACTGCGCCAAGAGCCCAAGCTGCCCGCTGGGGACCGACCCCGCACAGGCCACAGCCCGCTACCGGGCCATGATCGACCCGCTGGTCGATCACCCCGCCAAGACCAAGGACGGTCGTGGTCTTTCGCACAGCGACGCGATCATCGGCACCATCATGGTGATGTACTCGCCCACGCTGTGGGAGGCCTTCACCAAGGCGTTGCGTCAGCTCAGTGAGGGATCGGGCGACATCCTGCAGCTGCTCGCCGATGCCTACATGAAGCGCGACGAGGACGGTCACTACAGCCACGCGCAGGACGCGCAGACCGCCATCAACTGCGTGGACGAACCGCCGGAGAAGGACCGGGCCAAGGCCGTCGAGAAAGACCGCCGCATCCGTGAGGTGGCGCCCTTCCAGGATTACGGCGAATTCACCGGCAACGCCCCGCTGGGCGTGTGCGCGTTCTGGCCGGTACCGCCGACCAGTAAGCCCCACCCCATCCACGTCGCGGGTCTGCCCAAGCTGCTGGTGGTTTCCACCACCTATGACCCGGCGACTCCGTACCAGGCGGGTGTTGAGCTGGCCAAACAGCTCGGCGGAGGCTTGCTGACCTACGACGGGACCAAGCACACCATCGTGTTCGACGGCAACCAGTGCGTCGACAAGGCGGCCGAGGACTATCTCATCAAGGTCACGACTCCGCCCGAAGGCGCCCGCTGCTGA
- a CDS encoding alpha/beta hydrolase, protein MMRMRRALPVIFLMLTAAVPAIPAAAAPLPAPSPSLQAFYDQKVVWGGCDGFVTDTSRIPTARCAKVKVPVSYDKLMGTVAELAVLKVPASGKRVGALLVNPGGPGGSGVDLAAGMGAKLGDSAIGQSFDIVGFDPRGVGGSTPTLRCRTDAQFDAFRKEPLADYSQAGVAHIEDVYRQYVNECANRMGLDFLANAGTASAARDMDIVRAVVGDSKLNYLGYSYGTELGTQYAEYFPQNVRTMVLDGAIDPTIDPVESNVRQMTGFQVAFNDYAADCAKDPKCPLGADPSQAVKRFHQLVDPLVTKPAKTNDPRGLSYQDAITGTIQAMYTPRYWKYLTSGLAGLVDGSGPDDLLWLADQYQERDDHGRYDNLQDAFNSIRCVDGPTPKDSAPWVAADKTLREQAPFSSYGQFTGYAPRDLCAFWPVPPTSTPHTPSTPGLPPVVVISTTHDPATPYEAGVALARQLGGSLISYEGTQHTVAFNGEACVDDVVTRYFVDGTVPPKDVRC, encoded by the coding sequence ATGATGCGGATGCGCCGGGCGTTGCCAGTGATCTTCTTGATGTTGACGGCGGCCGTCCCAGCCATCCCGGCGGCCGCCGCGCCGCTGCCCGCTCCGAGCCCGTCGCTGCAGGCGTTCTACGACCAAAAGGTGGTCTGGGGCGGCTGCGACGGCTTCGTCACCGACACCAGCCGCATCCCGACCGCGCGCTGCGCCAAGGTCAAGGTGCCCGTCAGCTACGACAAGCTGATGGGCACGGTGGCCGAACTCGCCGTGCTCAAGGTGCCCGCCTCCGGAAAGCGGGTCGGCGCACTATTGGTCAACCCCGGTGGCCCGGGCGGTTCGGGTGTGGATCTGGCCGCCGGCATGGGCGCCAAGCTCGGTGACTCGGCGATAGGGCAGAGCTTCGACATCGTCGGGTTCGACCCGCGTGGTGTCGGCGGCTCCACGCCGACCCTGCGCTGCCGGACCGACGCGCAGTTCGACGCCTTCCGCAAGGAACCGCTCGCCGACTACAGCCAGGCCGGCGTGGCGCACATCGAGGATGTGTATCGCCAGTACGTCAACGAATGCGCGAACCGGATGGGGCTGGACTTCCTCGCCAACGCCGGAACTGCCTCGGCGGCAAGGGATATGGATATCGTTAGGGCCGTGGTCGGCGACAGCAAGCTGAACTACCTGGGGTACTCCTACGGCACCGAGCTGGGCACCCAGTACGCCGAGTACTTCCCGCAGAACGTGCGCACCATGGTCCTGGACGGTGCGATCGATCCGACAATCGATCCGGTGGAGTCCAACGTCCGCCAGATGACCGGATTCCAGGTGGCCTTCAACGACTACGCGGCCGATTGCGCCAAGGACCCCAAGTGCCCGCTGGGCGCCGACCCGTCGCAGGCAGTGAAGCGCTTCCACCAGCTGGTCGATCCGCTGGTGACCAAGCCGGCCAAGACCAACGATCCGCGCGGACTGAGCTACCAGGACGCCATCACCGGCACCATCCAGGCGATGTACACGCCGCGGTATTGGAAGTACTTGACGTCGGGCTTGGCCGGATTGGTTGATGGCAGCGGTCCCGACGACCTGCTGTGGCTGGCCGACCAGTATCAGGAGCGCGACGACCACGGGCGTTACGACAACCTGCAGGACGCCTTCAATTCGATTCGGTGCGTCGACGGACCCACGCCGAAGGATTCCGCGCCGTGGGTGGCGGCCGACAAGACGCTGCGTGAGCAGGCGCCGTTCTCGAGTTACGGTCAGTTCACCGGCTACGCCCCGCGCGACCTGTGCGCCTTCTGGCCGGTGCCCCCGACATCGACCCCGCACACCCCGTCGACACCCGGTCTGCCGCCGGTGGTCGTCATCTCCACCACCCATGACCCGGCGACGCCCTACGAGGCGGGTGTGGCGCTGGCCCGGCAGTTGGGCGGATCGCTCATCAGCTACGAGGGCACCCAGCACACCGTCGCCTTCAATGGTGAAGCGTGCGTCGATGACGTGGTGACGCGCTACTTCGTTGACGGGACCGTGCCTCCTAAA